Within Cytophagia bacterium CHB2, the genomic segment AATTGCTGTGCGTTCACTTTGAGGCCGGCTTCCAACAAGCGCGGCAGCAATTGTTCTTTGATGTCGAGAAAGCTTTCGCCCTGACGATAGTGTTGAAACACTGAAGGTTGAAAGCAATAGATCCCCAGGGGAAAGAAGCGCGACGATTGAATCACGCCGTCGCCGCGGTTGATGCGCGCCATGCGGCCGTTTTCCGAAACCTCCACAACTTCGCTGCGGCCCCAATCATAAACCGCAGACAGTTTTGAAACCAGGACAGTGGCGTCGGCAAGAGAGCGAATGTGTTGCTTGACGAGATCGCGCAGATTGAAATTGAAGAGCACGTTGCATCCCATGACGATGAAAGGCTCGTTGGCGAGCAGGCCGGCAAGCTGGTGCAACGCGCCGCCCGTGCCGGCGGGACGATCTTCCACGGCATAGCGAATAACCACGTCCCAGGGATCGCCATTGCCCAAGACTTCCATCAATGCGGTATTTTCACGATCCAGGCAAAAAATCAGATCGGTGAAACCGGAGCGTTTCAAATGCTGCACAACATGAATCGCCATGGGCGTGTTCGCCACGGGCAGCAATGGTTTGGGAAGGATTTGTGTCAGCGGCAACAAGCGGGCTCCGCTCGCTCCAGCCAGAATAACGACTTTCATAGAAACCATCTCCTTTGGTTTAGAGACTTTCGTAGAGAACTTGGGGAATGTAGAAACGCCTCTGGTTGAGCACAACGCCGAACAACGGAATACCGAGGTGATCCAGCCTGTTTTTTAGCGAGCGTACGACTTCGACGCGCGTGCGCTCGGCTTGCACAATTTGAATGAGACCGTCGATTTGGCGGGCAACGAACAGTCCTTGCGGCACCTCGTTCAACGGCGGAAAATCGAACAAGAGGAGGTCGAAATGTTTGCTCTGCTTGCCGGCTTTGTTGATAGCGCGCACAGCGTTTTCGAGGTTGAACGGCGCATTTCGGGCGTTCACGCCAAAGGGCAACAAAAAAATTTTATTCGGTTTGATCACGCGTATCACATCGGCAAAGCGGCGGCGTGCGTAAATGAGGTCGATCAAGCCGGGGCCATCCGGAAGAGAGAACAGGCTGGCCAGATTGGCGTGACGCATGTTCAAATCCACAATCAGAACGCGCAGATTTGTGTTTTTGAACGCCAGCACAAGGTTGGCGAGAATGGTCGAGGTGCCTTCGCCGCAGTGTGCGCTGGCAAGGCCCAAGCTTAGCGCGCCTTGATGGCGCTGATGCAGAACTTGAATTTCGCTGCGAATTTTTTCGATCTCGGGCTGCGCCAGCGGCAGGGCGCGAAACATTGTGACGGTTTCATTCGTCAGCGTCAAGGCCATACTCGGGTCCTGCTCCCGCAACGCCTGTTCCGCCACATACTGAAACGTGCGAAAATTGGTGAGAGACTCGCTCGTTTCCCCTGCGGCGTTCGAACCTGCCTTATCATCATGAAGCCCCCGGTTGATTTTTACGGCTGTTTGGCCGTTCCGCCGGGCATTGACGTTGTTTTTAAGGTCGATCATGTTGGTTTGCGGTCAAAGGAGTAAGCGAGCGGGATATTTTTTTCGGCAGATATCACACCGAGCACCGGAACCTTTAGGGTGTGCACGACTTCGTGCGGCGCTTTGAAGGTGCCATTAAAATACTCGCGCACAAGGGCGCCGGCAATTCCCATCAAAATTCCGATGACAACGCCCAGGCTCATATTGCGTACCGGGCGCGGGCTGACCGGCTCGTCTGGCACGCCGGCAGGACTGATCACTGTAATGCGCGAAAGCCGGCGGTCCGTGGCTTTTTCGACGCTCATTTCTTCGCGCCGCATGACGAGCAGCGAATAAACGCGGCGCGCGTTGTCAATCGCCAATTCCAATTCATTCAATACACGCTCCTTTTCCGGCAGTGCTTTGATGTCGTTCTTGACCCCGGCCACCGTTCTGGCCAGCACACGTTCTTTTTCCCGCAGCGAATTCAGCCGCTCGTTTTCCAGAGCCAGGAGACGTTCCACCTCGGCCGTGAGTTCCGCTTGCACACCGGTGATTTGTTTATCGAGATCCGCAACGATACGATGATCGGTTTGATATTTTTCCGTGAGCGCATTGCGCTGGAGCCGCAGTTCGGTCACGCGGGTATAAAGCAGGCGCACAGACGGATGACCATCCATTTCCGCGGTCGGAATCCCGAGTGAGTCGCCGGCGCTGCGCACTTGCCGCAACCGTTGGATTTTCTCCGCCAGCACTTCCACCTGTTCGTGCAGCTGTACAAGCTGTTGATCGGCCGAACGGTATTTCTCATACATCAAATCTTCCTGCTTGCTGTGCGCCACCAGGCCGGTGGCGGCGCGATACGCATTGAGCACGCGTTCCAGGCTATCTAAGCGCGCCCGTGTTTCTTCGATGCGTTCTTTGAGGAAATCTTCCGCCTCGACGCTGCCGTGTACTTGCGCATTGTAGGAGATGTAGGCATTGGTCAAGGCATTGGCAAACCAGGCCGCACGCTCGGGATCGGTATCTTCAAAGCTGATGTCGATCACGTTCGACCCGGTCACAGCTTCAACCGTGATGAAGGCGCGAAAGCGGTCGAGTGTTTTTTCGCTGATTGTGTCATCGCCCGGCAACGCGTATGAAGAAGCGGGGCGATCGTTGGGAACGAGGTTCCGGCCGGTGGCCCAACTCGCACGCAGGACATTTTCCAAAACCGGCCGGCTGGTGGCGATCTCGAGTTCGGAACGGATATCCTCCTCCTGATTCAAGCGCGAATAGTAGGGACTCAACGCTGCGGGGCGGTCTTCACGACGTACGAGAACCTTGGCCGTGGTACGATAGGCTTTTTCAGCGGTGAATGTCGCAATGCCGACTGGAACCACGGTCAATACAAAAAGGAGCAGCACCAGGCCGCGGTTTTTGAAGATCGCTTGCAGGCCATCCCGTAAGCTCAACAGATTGGAATTGTTCACTAACATCTGAAGGCTTCTCCAGCATTTGAAGATATTGGTTCGCTGCGCCGGCGCAACCTTGCCGCCAGCGCCATCTCTGGATTATTTTACCAGGGCATAGACCCATGCAAAACCGGAAAGCGTGCTCATCGGCAACAACCCTTCGATAAATGAGTCCATGAATTGATTCGCGCGCGCAATTCCTGATTTGGGCACGTAGATGACGTCGTAAGGATTAAGTGCGACGTTCGCTTGCGCATGCTTTCCCTGCAAAGCGCCGCGCACGTCGTAGGTCAGCGTGAGAGGTTGATTGGAACGATCGTCCTTGCGCAATAAAACAATCTGCGAAAGCTGCGCCGAAGATTTGAAACCGCCGGCTTGAAAAATCGCGCCCAAGAGCGTCATGCCGCCGTCAATCGATACCAGCCCGGGCGATTGCACTTCGCCGCCGACGAAGACTTTGAGTGTAATGGAGTTCTTGACGATCACGGCGACCTCGGGATTGACGAGCTTGAGGCCATATCTTAGCTCTAAAACCGAATCAATTTCTGCCGGAGTTTGCCCTGCCACCTTGACTTCGCCGGCTAACTCGAGGGAGATAAAACCGTCCGGTCTCACCCACACTTCGGTGTTTAACTCCGGATGATAGTAGAGCTTGATAATTAGGTTGTCGCCCGGCGCGATGCGATATTCGGTTTTTCCCGTTGCCGGCAGCGCGGCAGGCGGCGATGACAACGTTTGCCGGCCACTTGCGCACGCGCTGAAAAAGGCGATCAACACGGGCGCGAGCACCATCATCACGCGGCGTATTCTTGTTGTGCTGTGAGTCCTCGTCATATGATAGAAAACGGAGTTTTATTGTATGGATTCCTCAGCTCTATCAGGTGGCGCAGGCCTCCTTGCCTGCGCCATATTTTTTTTGACTACTTGCTGAAGAATGACTCATGTTAAAAGTTTGTACGCGACAGCGTTTTTTTTAATCTCGTTCGTCACGTCGGATTATCGCAGAGTCAAACGTTATGCCAGATATTTGTCCCGTGATCTCTCGAAGAGACGTTGCGTTTTCATCCGACAATACAAGCAGTTGTGGCAACGATTTTTCAGATGGCAAGAGTTACGAACGATTGCGATAGGAATGTTTTGTTCCATCTGTTCGTGACAGCGCCCTTCGAGTGATGTATTTTATTGCAGCCCAAGCGCCGTGATACACTCCTGACGAGAATGTTAGCGGCGCTTACCAATGTGAAGGTATGGGGCGTGGGCCACTTCTTGAATAACTCGACCTCTCCTCTCTCTGCACCGAATCAAATTCATTTTGTCTGCAAACCTCTTGGCAGCAACATCAACAGGCAAGCAAAACGGAGATGTCAACTTTCTGCTTGACTCTATTGCCGTTGTTTTCTAAGCTGTTGCCGGTTGTATTGGCTACTTCTTGCTTGGCGCCGACGAGTTTCTTGTATCCAAATAAGCTCGCCGAGTATAGCAGCCCTATCAAGCCCTCTCAGCCAGCTTGAATAATGCGTGGTATTGCTGAACATACTTGATCTCTGATTGGCAATTTTCAGAATAGGACTCGGCCGCCGGCGGCAAGCGCGGGCTGTGCTGAAACCTGCGACGACGGCGCCCTAAACTCGACTTCGGCGAGCTTAGTTGAGCCGTCGCAGAGTGCAGAGATGCGACGAAAAGCCTGCGAAGCCTTCCAGCATTGTGGCTCCTGATCTCACCACCAAAGCATCGGGCTTTTATGCCGCCAGCGAGATCATCGCAGTGCGTGTCTACAATGGTTTTGTTTATGTGGCCGCCAGAGCCACGACTTCAAGCTCCGTCATTGTCTGGCGTCACCCACGCGATGCTGCGGGCAATCCCGGAGCGCAGGAAATGGTGATCGACTTGTCTGCCACCGATTATGGCTCGCGTACGATTCGAGGGATGATGTTTGCTGCAAATGGCAACCTGTATCTCGCCACCGACTCTCCGGACCCCATCCTGAATGTCAATCCCGCCACGAATAACGTGGAGATCCTTTACAGAGGGATTCTGGCATCTTACTCCAAGCATTTCTACTGGGACACGGGCACCCATTTTTATATGATTCGAAGCGATACGATCCTGGGAGAGGTGTGGCCCGTCTATTGGTTGATGCGAAAATTGGCGGCGGCGCTCCGTAACCAAGAAAATAATGACAGAAAAATGCGGGGCAAAAAAATTACTACGCTCGGCTTATATCTCTGTCCTTCATTTTTCTGTCATTGTTTTTGTTTTGGCTGATTCTTCCTGCCACAATACCTACCGCATCACATCTTTAGCAACAGGGTTTTGGAGAAAATGATCATGAAAACGAACCCCAAGCTGTGTGAACCTACCAATGATCAATCTTCTAATCGTTTGATCTTTGAAAAACTATTTTTCCATCTCATCGGGCTCGGCGCGCTGATCTGGTTTCTCGTGCGCGTGATTCCCAAACCGAGCCGGGCCGCCTATCCCTGCATGCGTGCCGCTTTTCCGGTTGCCTCCGCTTTTGTG encodes:
- a CDS encoding CpsD/CapB family tyrosine-protein kinase; amino-acid sequence: MIDLKNNVNARRNGQTAVKINRGLHDDKAGSNAAGETSESLTNFRTFQYVAEQALREQDPSMALTLTNETVTMFRALPLAQPEIEKIRSEIQVLHQRHQGALSLGLASAHCGEGTSTILANLVLAFKNTNLRVLIVDLNMRHANLASLFSLPDGPGLIDLIYARRRFADVIRVIKPNKIFLLPFGVNARNAPFNLENAVRAINKAGKQSKHFDLLLFDFPPLNEVPQGLFVARQIDGLIQIVQAERTRVEVVRSLKNRLDHLGIPLFGVVLNQRRFYIPQVLYESL
- a CDS encoding sugar transporter translates to MTRTHSTTRIRRVMMVLAPVLIAFFSACASGRQTLSSPPAALPATGKTEYRIAPGDNLIIKLYYHPELNTEVWVRPDGFISLELAGEVKVAGQTPAEIDSVLELRYGLKLVNPEVAVIVKNSITLKVFVGGEVQSPGLVSIDGGMTLLGAIFQAGGFKSSAQLSQIVLLRKDDRSNQPLTLTYDVRGALQGKHAQANVALNPYDVIYVPKSGIARANQFMDSFIEGLLPMSTLSGFAWVYALVK